In one Pungitius pungitius chromosome 13, fPunPun2.1, whole genome shotgun sequence genomic region, the following are encoded:
- the cdk1 gene encoding cyclin-dependent kinase 1, translating into MEDYLKIEKIGEGTYGVVYKGRHKATGQIVAMKKIRLESEEEGVPSTAVREVSLLQELKHPNVVRLLDVLMQESRLYLIFEFLSMDLKKYLDSIPSGQYMDPMLVKSYLYQILEGIYFCHCRRVLHRDLKPQNLLIDNKGVIKLADFGLARAFGVPVRVYTHEVVTLWYRAPEVLLGSPRYSTPVDVWSTGTIFAELATKKPLFHGDSEIDQLFRIFRTLGTPNNEVWPEVESLPDYKNTFPKWKCGNLSSMVKNLDKNGLDLLAKMLIYNPPKRISAREAMTHAYFEDLDKSTLPAASINKI; encoded by the exons ATGGAAGACTATCTGAAGATAGAAAAGATCGGAGAAG GTACATATGGGGTGGTGTATAAGGGCAGGCACAAGGCTACAGGGCAGATTGTGGCTATGAAAAAGATCCGCCTGGAGAGTGAAGAGGAGGGCGTCCCCAGCACCGCCGTCAGAGAGGTCTCTCTGCTTCAAGAGCTGAAGCATCCCAACGTTGTACG ACTCCTGGATGTGCTCATGCAGGAGTCTCGCCTCTACCTCATCTTTGAGTTCCTGTCCATGGACCTTAAGAAGTACCTGGACTCTATCCCCTCTGGCCAGTACATGGACCCTATGCTGGTCAAG AGCTACCTTTACCAGATCTTGGAGGGCATCTACTTCTGTCACTGTCGGCGAGTCCTCCACCGGGATCTGAAACCCCAAAACCTACTGATCGACAACAAAGGGGTTATTAAACTGGCAGACTTTGGGCTTGCTCGGGCCTTTGGTGTTCCTGTCAGGGTCTACACCCATGag GTGGTGACTCTTTGGTACCGAGCTCCAGAGGTCCTCCTGGGTTCCCCCCGATACTCGACCCCTGTCGATGTTTGGAGCACTGGGACCATTTTCGCTGAGCTTGCCACTAAGAAGCCTCTGTTCCATGGAGACTCGGAGATAGACCAGCTCTTTAGGATCTTCAG GACTCTGGGGACCCCAAACAATGAAGTGTGGCCTGAAGTAGAGAGCCTACCTGACTACAAAAACACCTTCCCCAAATGGAAGTGTGGCAACCTGTCCTCAATGGTGAAGAACCTGGATAAGAATGGCCTGGACTTGCTGGCG AAAATGCTGATCTACAATCCCCCCAAAAGGATCTCTGCACGAGAGGCTATGACACACGCCTACTTTGAGGACTTGGACAAATCCACTCTGCCCGCTGCCAGCATCAACAAAATCTAA